In one window of Zingiber officinale cultivar Zhangliang chromosome 11A, Zo_v1.1, whole genome shotgun sequence DNA:
- the LOC122032726 gene encoding vascular-related unknown protein 1-like produces MEESINSSMSSSFSCSMDGSEESGWTMYLEDFMASEERSPAAGGCSSSSDICFSSTISDAASSTFAACQQPSAKADAPEDYRKLCLKRRKGLMTNADSLEDTASSSLNSPKVIESYLTINPTKKDYHTLQKGTPQAFLFFPISFSFDAFANFD; encoded by the exons ATGGAGGAATCAATTAACTCATCTATGAGCAGCTCCTTCTCCTGCTCCATGGATGGTTCAGAGGAGAGTGGCTGGACCATGTACTTGGAGGACTTCATGGCATCAGAGGAGAGATCACCGGCTGCTGGTGGCTGCAGCTCCTCCAGTGATATCTGTTTCTCATCCACCATCTCTGATGCTGCTTCATCCACTTTTGCTGCATGTCAGCAGCCATCGGCTAAAGCTGATGCACCAGAAGATTACAGAAAACTGTGTCTGAAGAGGAGGAAAGGATTAATGACAAATGCTGATTCTTTGGAAGATACTGCTAGCTCATCTCTTAATAGCCCGAAG GTTATTGAGAGTTACTTGACTATCAATCCAACGAAGAAAGATTATCACACCCTTCAGAAAGGCACACCACAGGCATTTTTATTTTTCCCCATTTCATTTAGTTTtgatgcttttgctaattttgattaa